One stretch of Camelus bactrianus isolate YW-2024 breed Bactrian camel chromosome 19, ASM4877302v1, whole genome shotgun sequence DNA includes these proteins:
- the LOC123617902 gene encoding LOW QUALITY PROTEIN: large ribosomal subunit protein eL39-like (The sequence of the model RefSeq protein was modified relative to this genomic sequence to represent the inferred CDS: inserted 2 bases in 1 codon; substituted 1 base at 1 genomic stop codon), with product MSSHMTFRIKXFLAKKXKQNRPIPQWIRMKTGNKIRYNSKRRHWRRTKLGRGGAAHEVAHIFMLCQVLLRLAVSL from the exons ATGTCTTCTCACATGACTTTCAGGATCAAGTGATTCCTGGCCAAGAA CAAGCAGAATCGTCCCATTCCCCAGTGGATTCGAATGAAAACTGGTAATAAAATCAGGTACAACTCTAAGAGAAGACATTGGAGAAGAACCAAGCTGGGTCGAGGAGGAGCCGCACATGAGGTGGCGCACATATTTATGCTGTGTCAGGTTCTTCTGCGTCTTGCCGTATCACTCTGA